A region of Drosophila mauritiana strain mau12 chromosome 3L, ASM438214v1, whole genome shotgun sequence DNA encodes the following proteins:
- the LOC117141963 gene encoding replication factor C subunit 2 encodes MPEEPEKTADDKRSHLPWIEKYRPVKFKEIVGNEDTVARLSVFATQGNAPNIIIAGPPGVGKTTTIQCLARILLGDSYKEAVLELNASNERGIDVVRNKIKMFAQQKVTLPRGRHKIVILDEADSMTEGAQQALRRTMEIYSSTTRFALACNTSEKIIEPIQSRCAMLRFTKLSDAQVLAKLIEVAKWEKLNYTEDGLEAIVFTAQGDMRQGLNNLQSTAQGFGDITAENVFKVCDEPHPKLLEEMIHHCAANDIHKAYKILAKLWKLGYSPEDIIANIFRVCKRINIDEHLKLDFIREIGMTHMKIIDGINSLLQLTALLAKLCIVAEKH; translated from the exons ATGCCGGAAGAACCAGAGAAAACGGCGGACGACAAGCGCAGTCACTTGCCCTGGATTGAAAAGTACCGCCCCGTGAAGTTCAAGGAGATAGTTGGCAACGAGGATACCGTAGCAAGATTATCAGTATTCGCCACCCAGGGAAATGCACccaatattattattgct GGTCCTCCAGGCGTGGGCAAGACAACCACCATCCAGTGTCTTGCTAGGATTCTTCTGGGAGACAGCTACAAGGAGGCTGTCCTCGAGCTGAATGCCTCCAATGAACGAGGAATCGATGTGGTCCGCAACAAGATCAAGATGTTTGCTCAGCAAAAGGTGACATTGCCGCGGGGCAGGCACAAGATTGTGATTCTGGACGAGGCGGACAGCATGACGGAGGGTGCCCAGCAGGCACTGCGCCGGACCATGGAGATCTACAGCAGCACCACTCGTTTTGCCCTGGCCTGCAACACCAGCGAGAAGATCATAGAGCCTATCCAGTCCCGCTGCGCCATGCTACGATTCACCAAGCTGTCCGATGCGCAAGTTCTGGCCAAGCTCATCGAGGTGGCCAAGTGGGAGAAGCTCAACTACACGGAGGACGGACTGGAGGCTATCGTGTTCACTGCCCAAGGTGACATGCGACAGGGACTGAACAACCTGCAGTCCACCGCCCAGGGATTTGGCGACATCACTGCTGAGAACGTTTTTAAGGTCTGCGACGAGCCCCACCCGAAGCTCCTGGAGGAGATGATCCACCATTGCGCTGCCAACGACATACACAAGGCGTACAAAATCCTGGCCAAGTTGTGGAAGCTGGGCTACTCGCCGGAAGACATCATTGCGAACATATTCCGGGTCTGCAAGCGCATCAACATCGATGAGCATCTGAAGCTGGACTTTATCCGTGAGATTGGCATGACCCACATGAAGATTATCGACGGTATCAACTCGCTGTTGCAGCTCACCGCCCTCCTGGCCAAACTGTGCATTGTCGCAGAGAAGCATTAG